In Bicyclus anynana chromosome 13, ilBicAnyn1.1, whole genome shotgun sequence, a genomic segment contains:
- the LOC112044177 gene encoding uncharacterized protein LOC112044177, with protein MFAWAALCILLSTLAAKAADIKNSGISQFWTDDYKVFDQIYGKTSDKELYGASLPSRVTYGLDLKKPITIDASDKNERYLSNGKSILEFDPHTFDMSDRYAKLFAKSLYSEKSKPSSALQFISFSDFKPISESTDPETYNYLKHLEHSNKENYGIPKKLSNFKSYTDVDSEGETDEAYRSIQDILDAHEANKGTESNEDEDVPVRSKVKHYAPDDSDRLRYSKSRNRSKVRFLSGNSIKSRCVTGRCRTPSVRVSSRPYIRKIKHYRYSRR; from the coding sequence GTATATCTCAATTCTGGACCGACGATTACAAAGTTTTCGATCAGATTTACGGAAAGACTTCAGACAAGGAACTCTACGGAGCTTCATTACCATCTCGTGTCACGTATGGCttagatttaaagaaaccgatCACAATCGATGCTTCAGATAAGAATGAAAGGTATTTGTCCAACGGGAAGAGTATACTGGAATTTGACCCTCACACATTTGATATGAGCGACAGGTATGCTAAATTATTTGCCAAATCGCTTTACTCAGAAAAAAGCAAGCCGTCATCTGCCTTACAGTTCATCAGTTTCTCAGATTTCAAACCTATAAGCGAATCAACTGATCCGGAAACTTATAACTACTTAAAACATTTAGAACATTCGAATAAGGAAAACTATGGTATTCCAaagaaattaagtaattttaaatcataTACTGATGTTGATTCAGAAGGAGAAACGGATGAAGCATATAGAAGTATCCAAGATATCCTAGATGCCCATGAAGCTAATAAAGGTACAGAATCTAATGAAGATGAAGATGTGCCTGTAAGATCTAAGGTAAAACACTATGCACCTGATGATAGTGATAGACTGAGATATTCTAAAAGCAGAAATAGGAGTAAAGTGAGGTTCCTAAGcggtaatagtataaaatctagATGTGTCACTGGAAGATGCAGGACTCCATCTGTACGTGTTAGTTCGAGACCGTATATTCGGAAAATAAAGCACTATCGGTATTCTAGACGTTAA